The window CTGCTTGCCGTAGGCATTGTAGGTTTTACAGGAATAAATCTGCTTCGGGTGCTTGTCGTTGGTGTAGCGGATTGTCAGTGACTTTCCACACTCGCCGCACTTGATAAGCCCCGCAAACAGGCTGATTTCCCCGGTCTGGCGGGGGCGCTGCCGGGATTTCAGCTTGCGCTGCACGATGTCAAAGGTCTTGCGGTCAACAAGCGGCTCATGCTGGTTCTCCACTACAATCCAGTCCTCCGGCTTCTTCTCCCCGATGGTGCCGATTTTGAAGCGGTATTCCTTCTTCTGGGAAGCGATAGCGCCGGTGTAGACGGGGTTCATCAGGATGTCCTTAATCACGGAGAAGTCCCACATATACCGCCCGTTGACCGGGTCTTTCTTTTCCCACTTGGTTGACACGTTCCGAAAGCCCCGCACCCGGTTCCAGTAGGTCGGGCATGGGATTTTTTCTTCTTCCAGCCTGCGCCGGATGTAGTTGGGGCCGTGTCCTTCCAGCGCCCACGCAAACAGACGCCGGACAATGGGGGCCGTTTCCTCATCAATCAGCAGATGGTTTTTGTCCTCCGGGTCTTTCCGGTAGCCGAAGGGGGCAAGGCAGCCGGTAAACTGGCCTTTCTGCGCTTTCAGCAGATAAGAGGAATGAACCTTCTTGGAAATGTCCTTGCTGTACATCTCGTTGAGGATGTTCTTGAACGGCGCAATGTCGTTGTTGTCCCGCATGGTGTCGATACCGTCATTCATGGCGATATACCGCACGCCGTTGCGGGGGAAGAAATCTTCAATCAGGAAGCCGGTCTGCAAGTAATTCCTACCCAGTCTGGATAGGTCTTTCGTGACCACAAGGTTTATCTGCCTGCGCTCGATGGCTTTCAACATCCGTTTCAGGTCGGGGCGCTCCATGTTCAGCCCCGTGTAGCCATCGTCCTGATAGACTGCAACAACCTCCCATCCCTGCTTTTCGCAGTAGGTTTCCAGCATAGCCCGCTGGTTTGCGATACTGGCGCTCTCCCCGTCAAGGTCATCGTCCTTGGAAAGCCTGCAATAGATAGCCGCCCGGAAGCTGCTTGCCAGTACCATGTCCATGCCTGCATATTCAAATCCGTTCATCATAACCGTTACCCGCACAATCCAGACGGAACACGGTCACTCTGAACCTTGTCTTTATTATATCCCAAATCTTGCTTTTTCGCAAGATATTCTTTATCATTTCTCTGGCTGTATTTCTGTGCAATCAGGCTCACGAAAACGTCCGTAGCGTCCAGTTCGCCGTCAAATACCGTTGTGACATGGATTTCAGTTTTGTTTTTTGCCATAGGCAGTTACCTCCATAAATGAAATAAGCCAGACAGGAGAGGGTCGGCAACGAAGTCCGGCAACGGGCGCGGGAAAACCTCGAAAACAATCTCTGTCTGGCGGTTGGGTTATTTATTACTTTTTCTTTTAT of the Luxibacter massiliensis genome contains:
- a CDS encoding recombinase family protein; the protein is MMNGFEYAGMDMVLASSFRAAIYCRLSKDDDLDGESASIANQRAMLETYCEKQGWEVVAVYQDDGYTGLNMERPDLKRMLKAIERRQINLVVTKDLSRLGRNYLQTGFLIEDFFPRNGVRYIAMNDGIDTMRDNNDIAPFKNILNEMYSKDISKKVHSSYLLKAQKGQFTGCLAPFGYRKDPEDKNHLLIDEETAPIVRRLFAWALEGHGPNYIRRRLEEEKIPCPTYWNRVRGFRNVSTKWEKKDPVNGRYMWDFSVIKDILMNPVYTGAIASQKKEYRFKIGTIGEKKPEDWIVVENQHEPLVDRKTFDIVQRKLKSRQRPRQTGEISLFAGLIKCGECGKSLTIRYTNDKHPKQIYSCKTYNAYGKQHCTQHRVEYDTLYSLVLNKIRECARAALMDGEAVAGKLTDTCEAEQKGQREALERSLTKDEERIDVLEKMVLRLYEDMVAGRISEANFNLLMEKTQAEQAELKAKVEEGRKKLADEIRLACDARQWVEAIQEYADITELDAATLNRLIKEIVVHESIDSDKTRHISIEIHFNLKPIPEVEQVTA